The Pecten maximus chromosome 12, xPecMax1.1, whole genome shotgun sequence genome includes a region encoding these proteins:
- the LOC117339033 gene encoding uncharacterized protein LOC117339033 produces MGDFNYPGINWETWNTRGESTETQEYKFMQKLQDNFFFHHVQEPTRWGGKDNPHILDLLITRDEHSLSSIEYQSPLGKSDHCVLIFNVICNIKVKLRSKKKICYKNADFDTINNELNKINWDEELQSSRNINENWIIFRKIIKEAENKHVPTKIITVGRNNKHSFPADQSTLEAIKKKHSLFRKAASSKDMEVRNQYNKAKNKVRKLTRNSRKEYEKNIALKAKTDPKAVWNYIKSKSTTKSEIGDLYTKTNDKTSTKVSSDIGKANILCKFFSSVFVKEEDEVTPQLNQREVIEEMTTLNITREKVFKLLINLKPEKSAGLDELHQMLLKNTASSLSGPLTTIFNQSLSTGTLPVDWKKARVSATIRKAIEVKQATTDQSV; encoded by the coding sequence atgggAGATTTTAACTACCCAGGAATAAATTGGGAGACATGGAACACGAGAGGAGAAAGTACCGAAACACAGGAATACAAATTCATGCAAAAGCTACAAGACAATTTCTTTTTCCATCACGTGCAAGAGCCGACCAGATGGGGAGGAAAAGATAACCCACATATCCTTGATCTTCTTATAACAAGAGATGAACACTCGCTCTCAAGTATAGAATACCAAAGTCCACTCGGAAAGAGTGACCACTGTGTCCtaatttttaatgtaatatGCAATATAAAAGTAAAACTAAGGAGTAAAAAGAAAATCTGTTACAAAAATGCTGATTTCGATACCATCAACAATGAATTAAACAAGATAAATTGGGATGAAGAATTACAGAGTTCAAGAAACATAAACGAAAATTGGATTATATTCAGAAAAATCATTAAAGAAGCAGAGAATAAACATGTACCGACAAAAATAATCACAGTTGGGAGGAACAACAAACATAGTTTTCCTGCAGACCAGTCAACACTGGAGGCCATCAAAAAGAAACACTCCCTGTTTCGAAAGGCGGCATCAAGTAAAGACATGGAAGTTAGAAACCAGTATAATAAAGCCAAAAATAAAGTAAGGAAATTAACCCGTAATTCAAGGAAAGAGTATGAAAAAAACATTGCATTAAAAGCCAAAACGGATCCTAAAGCAGTTTGgaattatataaaatctaaatCAACAACAAAGTCGGAAATCGGAGATTTGTATACAAAGACCAACGACAAAACCTCAACAAAAGTATCATCAGATATAGGGAAAGCGAATATACTCTGTAAATTCTTCAGTAGTGTATTTGTAAAGGAAGAAGATGAAGTAACTCCACAACTAAACCAACGGGAAGTTATTGAGGAAATGACAACTCTGAATATTACAAGGGAGAAAGTATTTAAACTACTGATCAACCTAAAACCGGAAAAGTCAGCTGGACTGGACGAACTCCATCAAATGCTTCTCAAAAATACAGCCTCGTCATTATCAGGGCCTTTAACAACAATATTCAATCAATCACTATCAACAGGAACTCTACCAGTCGATTGGAAAAAAGCCCGTGTGAGTGCTACCATAAGAAAGGCGATAGAAGTGAAGCAGGcaactacagaccagtcagttTAA
- the LOC117339034 gene encoding uncharacterized protein LOC117339034, whose amino-acid sequence MSCRTLRYQPSATTGGLLQPYRTPLNTGTTEGDQLVAAKMKDLASKGNALQQRVREENLDTRKHSWKSIDVADAVDQFPSMSEEDIRNLTIGVYQVKLARSYTSEHLSEDGDYTIMVNDGVNGMLRARIQSRHTSDQEISSLDRLQPRCCFRLVLSMQDWSSSCRHMRTSSSSFFNSSYRDT is encoded by the exons ATGTCATGCCGAACACTCAGATACCAGCCATCGGCGACTACGGGTGGCTTGTTGCAGCCCTACAGAACACCACTCAACACTGGCACAACTGAAGGTGATCAACTGGTAGCAGCTAAGATGAAG gATCTGGCGTCCAAGGGGAATGCTCTTCAGCAGCGTGTCCGGGAGGAGAATCTCGACACCCGAAAACACTCCTGGAAATCTATAGATGTTGCCGATGCTGTTGACCAGTTTCCCTCCATGTCAGAAGAAGACATCAGAAACCTGACTATCGGAGTGTACCAAGTGAAGCTTGCTCGTTCTTACACATCAGAGCATTTAAGCGAGGACGGCGACTACACAATCATGGTTAATGATGGGGTTAATGGTATGCTACGTGCCCGTATTCAGAGTCGACACACCAGTGATCAAGAAATATCTTCTTTGGATCGACTACAGCCCCGCTGTTGTTTTAGGCTGGTTTTGTCAATGCAAGACTGGAGCTCGAGTTGTCGGCACATGcgcacatcatcatcatcattctttAATTCATCATATAGAGATACATAG